Sequence from the [Bacteroides] pectinophilus genome:
TATCATAACAAGTACTGTGACGAGTGCAAGACAGACTACTCCTATAATCACCGACAACAGGGCAAAATTGCGCATCGTACGCAGGCTCTCATCACAGTCAAGAAATACAATAAGCTTCCCATCGTCTTTTACGGTAACCTTGAATCTGTAATTACCATTGTAGCCTTCCGTTCTTCCACCCTTGAGCACACTGTCAGCCATCTGCCTTGCGCCATCCCGGGACACCGCCGCTATGCTGTCGGTATTTATATCACAGGTGCCGTCATTTTTAATATATACAGAGAAATATCGCGTACGGAACTTAGCCTCAGGGGACGCAAGTGCTCCCGGTCTGCTGCCGTTTTTCTGCCATGCATCACCCTGCTGTGGACTGTCCTGTTGCGGATTGTCCTGCTGCGGGCTGCCCGTCTTTACCTTCATTGAATCCTTATTATTATCCGGAAATCTTCCATCGTTGTCACTGATCATGTGAAGAATCGTGTCCGAATCCTGCTCTGTCTGTATCATATTAGCGGCATTAATTCCGGCAAGAAGCACTATCATTACGATTGCAACTGACAATGCCGTTATCATTACAAATTTTCTCTGGAGACGTTTTATCAACCTACTGCCCTCCGTTCTGCTCTCCCGTACCTTCAAGCCTGTAGCCAAGCCCCCGCACTGCCTTAATTTCAACCGGAGCATTAATCTGTGTAAGCTTGCGCCTGAGATTGGATATATTGACCCAGACAACATTTACATTGATATCAGTCTCATACCCCCAGACATGCTCAATAAACTGCTCTGACGAGACAAGCCTGCCCTTATTTCTCATAAGCATCTCAAGCATCTGGTATTCCTTGTTGACAAGCTGCACTTCACCGCCGTTATACTCGAGCATGCAGTTCCCGCGGTTAAGCTTCATTCCGTCAACATCGAGCGTATCAGGCGCATATGATGCCGTACGTCTCGTCATTACACGTATCCTTGCAAGCAGCTCCTTCATTGCAAATGGTTTTGTAAGGTAATCATCCGCTCCCGTATCAAGTCCAAGCACGCGGTCTTCTACCTCCGACTTTGCCGTAAGAAGCAGCACAGGTGTCTTTATGCCGTCCTTTCTCAGTTGTGCAAGCACATCAATGCCATTGCGCTTCGGCATCATTATATCAAGTATAATTCCGTCATAATCATCCGTCACTGCCCAGTCATATGCATCTGCTCCGTCATATACGGCATCAACTATATAATTATTGGCTTTCAGCACAGCCACAAGTGCATTGGAAAGCTCCTTCTCATCCTCAGCAAGTAAAAGCTTCATTATAATCCTCCATTTGCAGTTGCAAAATGCATTCTCTATCTTCCCATATGCTGATAAAGCGTTGAAGGAATCTCGCCTGACGCACCTGTATTAACAGCTTTGTCGAGTATTGAAACCTTAATAATCTGCTTTCCCTCATACTGTACCTTACATTCAACACCGGCACCCGATGCTTTTGCTTCTACAGCATCCGCAAAATCCTTATATGCAATCTGCTCTCCGCTGTTATTATAGAAAGTACATCCGTCTGCAAGCGGCTGCTTTGTTACTTCCTTCCTGCTTCCGTTATCCGTCGTATATCCACCAAGCACCTTAAGACTTCTCTCTGCTGTTGTAACATTCATCACAAGCTCTGATGAAGCTGTAACCTGTGCTGTGCTGACGTTATTCCCCACATTGCTGCCTTCACTGACGTTTCCTTTGGCAGCACCGCAGCCTGTCATAATAATCATTGCACACGCACACGCCATTGCTGATAACATCTTTCTTTTCATTATAGTTCCCTCCTAAGCACCCTGATTCTCCGCCCCCTAAAAAAGGCAAACAAAAAACACCGCCCCCGCAGCTCCTACGTCTGCAAAAACAGTGCTTTTCTTAGTGCGCCTCCAGGGGTTCGAACCCTGGACACCCTGATTAAGAGTCAGGTGCTCTACCAACTGAGCTAGAAGCGCATGTGATAAATTTTACTGTTCAGGAAGCTTTCATGTTTTGTTCACTTGCTGAACACAATGGTTATTATATATGATGGTTTCAAAAAATGCAAGTACTTTTTTAAAATTTTTTAAAATTTTTTGACACAATTTGTACAATTCCCCGTAAATCCCCTGTTTTAGCGCTTTTTCAGCGGTTTGGGATTAGTATGGCAGGGGTCTGAATTAATAATTTTGTATATTTCGCGATAAGAATTTTTCATTTTTATTAAGCATCTGTTGAATTTGCAATTCTTATACATAAACAAATCCATCCGGCTATAGAATCTTCTGCGCATCCTGATACCTATTGTACTGATTAACGATGTTACATTATTATATGCATCTTCAGGAATAACTGTTAACAAAAAGGACAAAAGGTCTTCCACCGCTTAAGAGCGGACTCATACGGATTCCGGCCTTTTGTCCCTGCATCAGATAATAACTATGCCTGTATATCTCCGGTCTGCCTTACAGCTATCAGCTTGCAGATTGGATT
This genomic interval carries:
- a CDS encoding response regulator transcription factor → MKLLLAEDEKELSNALVAVLKANNYIVDAVYDGADAYDWAVTDDYDGIILDIMMPKRNGIDVLAQLRKDGIKTPVLLLTAKSEVEDRVLGLDTGADDYLTKPFAMKELLARIRVMTRRTASYAPDTLDVDGMKLNRGNCMLEYNGGEVQLVNKEYQMLEMLMRNKGRLVSSEQFIEHVWGYETDINVNVVWVNISNLRRKLTQINAPVEIKAVRGLGYRLEGTGEQNGGQ